The following are from one region of the Streptomyces rubrogriseus genome:
- a CDS encoding TatD family hydrolase, translating into MRIFDPHIHMTSRTTDDYEAMYAVGVRALVEPSFWLGQPRTSPDSFRDYFDALLGWEPFRAAQYGIAHHCTIALNPKEANDPRCLPVLDELPRYLVKDRVVAVGEIGYDSMTPAEDTALATQLQLAADHGLPALVHTPHRDKLAGLRRTLDAVRESALPTERVLVDHLNETTVKEAKDSGAWLGFSVYPDTKMDEARMVALLREYGPEQVLVNSAADWGRSDPLKTRKVGDLMLAEGFTEDDVDRVLWRNPVAFYGLSGRLELDVAAGDATHEGNSILRGGE; encoded by the coding sequence ATGCGCATCTTCGACCCCCACATCCACATGACCTCCCGGACCACCGACGACTACGAGGCCATGTACGCGGTCGGCGTCCGCGCACTCGTCGAGCCGTCCTTCTGGCTGGGCCAGCCCCGTACCTCGCCCGACTCCTTCCGTGACTACTTCGACGCCCTGCTCGGCTGGGAACCCTTCCGCGCCGCCCAGTACGGCATCGCCCACCACTGCACCATCGCGCTGAACCCGAAGGAGGCGAACGACCCCCGGTGCCTGCCCGTCCTCGACGAGCTGCCCCGGTATCTCGTCAAGGACCGGGTGGTGGCGGTCGGCGAGATCGGCTACGACTCGATGACGCCCGCCGAGGACACCGCCCTGGCCACCCAGCTCCAGCTCGCCGCCGACCACGGGCTGCCCGCCCTCGTGCACACCCCGCACCGCGACAAGCTCGCCGGCCTGCGCCGCACCCTGGACGCGGTCCGGGAGTCCGCGCTGCCGACCGAGCGGGTCCTGGTCGACCACCTCAACGAGACCACCGTGAAGGAAGCCAAGGACAGCGGCGCCTGGCTCGGCTTCTCGGTCTATCCGGACACCAAGATGGACGAGGCCCGGATGGTCGCCCTGCTGCGCGAGTACGGTCCGGAGCAGGTCCTGGTGAACTCCGCCGCCGACTGGGGCAGGAGCGACCCGCTCAAGACCCGCAAGGTCGGCGACCTGATGCTCGCCGAGGGCTTCACCGAGGACGACGTGGACCGGGTGCTGTGGCGCAACCCGGTCGCCTTCTACGGGCTCAGCGGACGCCTGGAACTCGACGTGGCCGCCGGGGACGCCACGCACGAGGGCAACTCCATCCTGCGCGGCGGGGAGTGA
- a CDS encoding EboA domain-containing protein: protein MTQPYTAHVTPDTQDADGTPDGQDPQGTTPAHVPPADLRAALATRLGGAARAWLDQALDEAAAHPGTHGPISVWELRLAEAGRRCGPAHADAARVLVLHAARADTGALTRVYSQGTADERRAVLHALPHLVPGPDALPLVEDALRTNDTRLVAAALGPYAARHLDAHQWRHAVLKCLFTGVAVDSVADLARRAHGDDELARMLADYAAERTAADRTVPEDLHRVLALTESGRPAPGTADPHGKES, encoded by the coding sequence ATGACGCAGCCGTACACCGCCCACGTCACCCCCGACACCCAGGACGCGGACGGCACCCCCGACGGGCAGGACCCCCAGGGCACCACCCCCGCCCACGTCCCGCCCGCCGACCTGCGCGCCGCCCTCGCCACCCGGCTCGGCGGAGCCGCCCGGGCCTGGCTGGACCAGGCCCTCGACGAGGCCGCCGCCCACCCCGGCACCCACGGCCCCATCTCGGTGTGGGAACTGCGCCTCGCCGAGGCCGGGCGTCGCTGCGGGCCCGCCCACGCCGACGCGGCACGCGTCCTCGTCCTGCACGCCGCCCGCGCCGACACCGGCGCCCTGACCCGGGTGTACTCCCAGGGCACCGCCGACGAACGCCGCGCCGTCCTGCACGCCCTGCCCCACCTCGTGCCGGGACCGGACGCCCTCCCGCTCGTCGAGGACGCCCTGCGCACCAACGACACCCGGCTCGTCGCCGCCGCCCTCGGCCCGTACGCCGCCCGGCACCTCGACGCCCACCAGTGGCGGCACGCCGTGCTCAAGTGCCTGTTCACGGGCGTCGCGGTCGACAGCGTCGCGGACCTCGCCCGCCGGGCACACGGCGACGACGAACTCGCCCGGATGCTCGCCGACTACGCCGCCGAACGCACCGCCGCGGACCGCACCGTCCCCGAAGACCTGCACCGCGTCCTGGCCCTGACCGAGTCCGGACGCCCCGCGCCCGGCACGGCCGACCCCCACGGCAAGGAGTCCTGA
- a CDS encoding sugar phosphate isomerase/epimerase family protein — MSRNPKQGPHGAGDGPATHPLRFGYGTNGLADLRLDDALALLADLGYDGVGLTLDHMHLDPLADDLAARTRRLARRLDTLGLGVTVETGARYVLDPRRKHGPSLLDPDPQDRARRTGLLLRAVDVAAELGAHAVHCFSGVTPAGTDEDTAWKRLADALAPVLDAAATAGVPLAVEPEPGHLLATVADFHTLRGALGDPEHLGLTLDIGHCQCLEPLPPADCVRAAAPWLRHVQIEDMRRGVHEHLPFGDGEIDFPPVLEALAATGYRGLTVVELPRHSHAGPHFAERSLPFLRRAAPAPPRTNRSGEPSATH; from the coding sequence GTGAGCCGGAACCCGAAACAGGGCCCGCACGGGGCCGGAGACGGGCCCGCCACCCACCCGCTCCGCTTCGGCTACGGCACCAACGGCCTCGCCGACCTCCGCCTCGACGACGCCCTCGCCCTCCTCGCCGACCTCGGCTACGACGGCGTCGGCCTGACCCTCGACCACATGCACCTCGACCCCCTCGCCGACGACCTCGCCGCCCGCACCCGCCGCCTCGCCCGGCGGCTGGACACGCTCGGTCTGGGCGTCACCGTGGAGACCGGCGCCCGCTACGTACTCGACCCGCGCCGCAAGCACGGACCCTCCCTGCTCGACCCCGACCCGCAGGACCGCGCCCGCCGCACCGGCCTTCTGCTGCGCGCCGTCGACGTCGCCGCCGAACTCGGGGCCCACGCCGTGCACTGCTTCAGCGGCGTCACCCCGGCCGGCACGGACGAGGACACGGCCTGGAAGCGGCTGGCCGACGCCCTCGCGCCGGTCCTGGACGCCGCCGCCACCGCGGGCGTCCCCCTCGCGGTGGAACCCGAACCGGGGCACCTGCTCGCCACCGTCGCCGACTTCCACACCCTGCGCGGCGCCCTCGGCGATCCCGAACACCTCGGCCTCACCCTGGACATCGGCCACTGCCAGTGCCTCGAACCGCTCCCTCCCGCCGACTGCGTGCGCGCCGCGGCGCCTTGGCTGCGCCACGTGCAGATCGAGGACATGCGCCGCGGCGTCCACGAACACCTCCCCTTCGGTGACGGCGAGATCGACTTCCCGCCCGTCCTCGAGGCCCTCGCCGCCACCGGCTACCGGGGCCTGACCGTCGTCGAACTGCCCCGCCACTCGCACGCGGGTCCCCACTTCGCCGAACGCTCCCTCCCGTTCCTGCGCCGGGCCGCACCGGCACCACCCCGCACCAACCGCTCGGGCGAGCCCTCCGCCACCCACTGA
- a CDS encoding inositol-3-phosphate synthase, which translates to MSASPSASSRGSRTGVWLIGARGSVATTVVAGCAAVTAGLHPPTGMVTETPDFADAGLPALPSLVFGGHDTVDCPLPKRAEALAAGGVLPHGLPSAVHAELAAADREIRPGGPLPGDTRDEEELVAAFAADITDFARRSGVDRTVVVNVASTEPAPAGGALPASSLYAAAALRAGCPYVNFTPSTGLHHPALSAPAEASGLPYAGRDGKTGQTLLRSVLGPMFAQRALAVRAWSGTNLLGGGDGAALADPAAAAAKNAGKERVLADTLGAPVEGEVHIDDVPALGDWKTAWDHIAFDGFLGARMFLQTTWQGCDSSLAAPLVLDLARLIARAHQRGLSGPLGELGFFFKDPVGDGPSALAEQYTELKRFAGRLADGAAPGSAAADERGARR; encoded by the coding sequence ATGTCCGCGTCCCCCTCTGCTTCCTCCCGTGGCTCCCGTACCGGTGTCTGGCTGATCGGAGCCCGCGGCTCCGTCGCCACCACGGTGGTGGCGGGCTGCGCCGCCGTGACCGCGGGACTGCACCCGCCGACCGGCATGGTCACCGAGACCCCCGACTTCGCCGACGCGGGTCTCCCTGCGCTCCCCTCCCTCGTCTTCGGCGGTCACGACACCGTGGACTGCCCCCTGCCCAAGCGGGCCGAGGCCCTGGCCGCCGGTGGCGTGCTGCCGCACGGACTGCCCTCGGCCGTGCACGCGGAACTGGCCGCGGCCGACCGCGAGATCCGCCCCGGCGGACCCCTGCCCGGCGACACCCGCGACGAGGAGGAGCTGGTCGCCGCGTTCGCCGCCGACATCACCGACTTCGCGCGTCGCTCGGGCGTGGACCGGACGGTGGTGGTGAACGTGGCCTCCACCGAACCCGCGCCCGCCGGGGGCGCGCTCCCCGCCAGCTCGCTGTACGCGGCCGCCGCCCTGCGGGCCGGCTGCCCCTACGTCAACTTCACTCCGTCGACCGGCCTGCACCACCCGGCGCTGTCCGCACCGGCCGAGGCGAGCGGCCTGCCCTACGCGGGCCGCGACGGCAAGACCGGGCAGACCCTGCTGCGCTCGGTGCTCGGCCCGATGTTCGCGCAGCGGGCGCTGGCCGTGCGTGCCTGGTCCGGCACCAACCTCCTGGGCGGGGGCGACGGGGCCGCCCTCGCCGACCCGGCGGCCGCCGCGGCGAAGAACGCCGGCAAGGAACGTGTGCTGGCCGACACCCTCGGCGCCCCTGTCGAGGGCGAGGTCCACATCGACGACGTGCCCGCGCTCGGCGACTGGAAGACCGCTTGGGACCACATCGCCTTCGACGGCTTCCTCGGCGCCCGCATGTTCCTCCAGACCACCTGGCAGGGCTGCGACTCGTCCCTCGCCGCGCCGCTCGTCCTGGACCTGGCCCGCCTGATCGCCCGCGCCCACCAGCGGGGCCTGTCCGGCCCCCTGGGTGAACTGGGCTTCTTCTTCAAGGACCCGGTGGGGGACGGCCCGTCGGCCCTGGCGGAGCAGTACACGGAGCTGAAACGCTTCGCCGGACGGCTGGCCGACGGCGCCGCCCCCGGCTCGGCCGCCGCCGACGAACGCGGGGCGCGGCGATGA
- a CDS encoding ThuA domain-containing protein, translating into MHRTRLKSTSTARRPRLRTTLALFTGLLLAVGTPATVAGAHPGHPEHDETAAAAEGQFQQVPLAKGEPEMGEPMSLAVLPDRSVLHTARDGTLRLTDQGGVTKVAGKIPVYNHDEEGLQGVGIDPDFENNRAIYLYYAPPLDTPAGDAPENGTAEDFKPFDGVNRLSRFVLNANGTLNMASEKKVLDVAASRGTCCHVGGDIAFDAEGNLYLSTGDDTNPFASDGYTPIDERADRNPAFDARRSAGNTNDLRGKLLRIKVAEDGSYTIPEGNLFEPGTEKTRPEIYAMGFRNPFRISVDKKTGTVYVGDYGPDAGAADPKRGPAGQVEFAKVTKAANFGWPFCTGDNDPYVDYDFATKTSGETFDCAAPKNTSPHNTGLTDLPPAQAAWIPYDDDSVPEFGSGSESPMGGPVYRYDPDLDSSVKFPEEYDGDFFAGEFGRRWIKRIEQTEDGAVAKINDFPWTGTQIMDMEFGPDGALYVLDYGLSWFQGDKDSALYRIENAADGFSPIAEVSADKTSGAAGLKVAFTATAKDADSPDLTYSWDFGDGTKGEGLTPTHKYKKVGTYTATFTAKDPEGNTGNASVRIVVGNTEPKVVIETPGNGTLLPMGQPIPFKVKVTDPEETVDCSRVKVAYSLGHDSHAHELTSEMGCEGTLNPPPGDGGHDPNANIYGVVGASYTDGGANGQEALTGTARTVIQPPHRQAEHFSTQQGVSPIDKTGANGGKTVGDINDGDWISFSPYKFDGQKKLTVRASSGGAGGYIEVRTGSPTGPLHGSAYIPPTGSWETFQNVDVPLRALPKKTTDVYLVFRGGEGALFDIDDFEFSTEPFKAGKKVLVFSKTAGFRHDSIPAGIAALKELGTPAGISVTATEEAGQFTTANLAKYDAVAFLSTTGDVLNADQQKAFENYVKNGGGYMGIHAAADTEYDWEFYGGLVGAYFDSHPAIQKATVRVEDHDHPATAHLDDTWEHTDELYNYRTNPREQAKVLATLDETTYQGGNMKGDHPIAWCQTYGGGRSFYTGLGHTKESYADETFRGHLLGGMQYATGQVKANCKPGKGYRDIFNGQTLEGWKQAGPGKFNVKDGVLESEGGMGLLWYQAKELKSYSLKLDWKMRGDDNSGVFVGFPASDDPWSAVNKGYEIQIDATDAVDRTTGAIYTFKAANIKARDQVLRPPGQWNSYEIKVQGERLQVFLNGVKINDFTNKDPERSLTDGYIGLQNHGADDQVSFRNIQLKELPS; encoded by the coding sequence GTGCACAGAACCAGACTCAAAAGCACCAGCACCGCGAGGCGCCCCAGGCTTCGCACCACCCTCGCCCTGTTCACCGGCCTGCTGCTGGCCGTGGGCACCCCGGCGACCGTCGCCGGCGCCCATCCGGGCCACCCGGAGCACGACGAGACGGCGGCCGCCGCCGAGGGGCAGTTCCAGCAGGTACCGCTCGCCAAGGGCGAGCCCGAGATGGGCGAGCCGATGTCGCTCGCGGTGCTCCCGGACCGCAGCGTCCTGCACACCGCCCGCGACGGCACACTGCGCCTGACCGACCAGGGCGGCGTCACCAAGGTGGCCGGCAAGATCCCCGTCTACAACCACGACGAGGAGGGCCTCCAAGGCGTAGGCATCGACCCGGACTTCGAGAACAACCGGGCGATCTACCTCTACTACGCCCCGCCGCTCGACACCCCCGCGGGCGACGCCCCGGAGAACGGCACCGCCGAGGACTTCAAGCCGTTCGACGGAGTCAACCGCCTCTCCCGCTTCGTCCTGAACGCCAACGGCACGCTGAACATGGCCAGCGAGAAGAAGGTCCTGGACGTCGCGGCCTCCCGCGGCACCTGCTGCCACGTCGGCGGCGACATCGCCTTCGACGCCGAGGGCAACCTCTACCTCTCCACCGGCGACGACACCAACCCGTTCGCCTCCGACGGCTACACGCCGATCGACGAGCGCGCCGACCGCAACCCGGCCTTCGACGCCCGCCGCAGCGCCGGCAACACCAACGACCTGCGCGGCAAGCTGCTGCGCATCAAGGTCGCCGAGGACGGCTCGTACACCATCCCGGAGGGCAACCTCTTCGAGCCCGGCACCGAGAAGACCCGGCCCGAGATCTACGCGATGGGCTTCCGCAACCCGTTCCGGATCAGCGTCGACAAGAAGACCGGCACGGTCTACGTCGGCGACTACGGCCCCGACGCCGGCGCCGCCGACCCGAAGCGCGGTCCGGCCGGACAGGTCGAGTTCGCCAAGGTCACCAAGGCCGCCAACTTCGGCTGGCCCTTCTGCACCGGCGACAACGACCCGTACGTCGACTACGACTTCGCCACCAAGACCTCCGGCGAGACCTTCGACTGCGCGGCCCCGAAGAACACCTCGCCGCACAACACCGGTCTCACCGACCTGCCGCCGGCGCAGGCCGCGTGGATCCCCTACGACGACGACTCCGTGCCCGAGTTCGGCAGCGGCTCCGAGTCCCCGATGGGCGGCCCGGTCTACCGCTACGACCCGGACCTCGACTCCAGCGTGAAGTTCCCCGAGGAGTACGACGGGGACTTCTTCGCGGGAGAGTTCGGCCGCCGCTGGATCAAGCGGATCGAGCAGACCGAGGACGGCGCGGTCGCGAAGATCAACGACTTCCCGTGGACCGGCACCCAGATCATGGACATGGAGTTCGGCCCCGACGGCGCGCTCTACGTCCTGGACTACGGCCTGTCCTGGTTCCAGGGCGACAAGGACTCCGCCCTGTACCGGATCGAGAACGCCGCGGACGGCTTCTCCCCGATCGCCGAGGTGAGCGCGGACAAGACCTCCGGCGCGGCCGGACTGAAGGTCGCCTTCACCGCCACCGCCAAGGACGCCGACTCCCCGGACCTCACCTACAGCTGGGACTTCGGCGACGGCACCAAGGGCGAGGGCCTCACGCCCACCCACAAGTACAAGAAGGTCGGCACCTACACCGCGACCTTCACCGCCAAGGACCCCGAGGGCAACACCGGCAACGCCAGCGTCCGCATCGTGGTCGGCAACACCGAGCCCAAGGTGGTCATCGAGACCCCCGGCAACGGCACCCTGCTCCCCATGGGGCAGCCCATCCCCTTCAAGGTGAAGGTCACCGACCCCGAGGAGACCGTCGACTGCTCCAGGGTCAAGGTCGCCTACAGCCTCGGCCACGACTCCCACGCCCACGAGCTGACCAGCGAGATGGGCTGTGAGGGCACCCTGAACCCGCCGCCGGGCGACGGCGGCCACGACCCCAACGCCAACATCTACGGCGTCGTCGGCGCCAGCTACACCGACGGCGGGGCGAACGGCCAGGAGGCCCTGACCGGCACCGCCCGCACCGTGATCCAGCCCCCGCACCGCCAGGCCGAGCACTTCAGCACCCAGCAGGGCGTGTCGCCGATCGACAAGACCGGCGCCAACGGCGGCAAGACCGTCGGCGACATCAACGACGGCGACTGGATCTCCTTCAGCCCCTACAAGTTCGACGGGCAGAAGAAGCTGACCGTACGGGCCTCCTCCGGCGGCGCCGGCGGCTACATCGAGGTCCGCACCGGCTCGCCCACCGGTCCGCTGCACGGCTCGGCGTACATCCCGCCGACCGGCAGCTGGGAGACCTTCCAGAACGTCGACGTGCCGCTGCGGGCCCTGCCCAAGAAGACCACCGACGTCTACCTGGTCTTCAGGGGCGGCGAGGGCGCGCTGTTCGACATCGACGACTTCGAGTTCTCCACGGAGCCGTTCAAGGCCGGCAAGAAGGTCCTGGTCTTCTCCAAGACCGCGGGCTTCCGCCACGACTCCATCCCGGCGGGCATCGCCGCCCTGAAGGAGCTGGGCACCCCGGCCGGCATCTCGGTCACCGCGACCGAGGAGGCCGGACAGTTCACCACGGCCAACCTCGCCAAGTACGACGCGGTCGCCTTCCTGTCCACCACCGGTGACGTACTCAACGCCGATCAGCAGAAGGCGTTCGAGAACTACGTCAAGAACGGCGGCGGCTACATGGGCATCCACGCCGCCGCCGACACCGAGTACGACTGGGAGTTCTACGGCGGCCTCGTCGGCGCCTACTTCGACTCGCACCCGGCCATCCAGAAGGCCACCGTCCGCGTCGAGGACCACGACCACCCGGCCACCGCGCACCTGGACGACACCTGGGAGCACACCGACGAGCTGTACAACTACCGCACCAACCCGCGCGAACAGGCCAAGGTCCTCGCCACCCTCGACGAGACCACCTACCAGGGCGGGAACATGAAGGGCGACCACCCGATCGCCTGGTGCCAGACCTACGGCGGCGGCCGCTCCTTCTACACCGGCCTCGGCCACACCAAGGAGTCCTACGCGGACGAGACCTTCCGCGGCCACCTGCTCGGCGGCATGCAGTACGCCACCGGTCAGGTCAAGGCGAACTGCAAGCCCGGCAAGGGCTACCGGGACATCTTCAACGGCCAGACGCTGGAAGGCTGGAAGCAGGCCGGCCCCGGAAAGTTCAACGTCAAGGACGGCGTCCTGGAGTCCGAGGGCGGCATGGGTCTGCTCTGGTACCAGGCCAAGGAACTGAAGTCGTACTCCCTCAAGCTCGACTGGAAGATGCGGGGCGACGACAACTCCGGCGTCTTCGTGGGCTTCCCGGCCTCCGACGACCCCTGGTCCGCCGTCAACAAGGGCTACGAGATCCAGATCGACGCCACGGACGCCGTGGACCGCACCACCGGTGCGATCTACACCTTCAAGGCGGCGAACATCAAGGCCCGTGACCAGGTTCTGCGGCCGCCCGGCCAGTGGAACTCCTACGAGATCAAGGTCCAGGGCGAACGCCTCCAGGTGTTCCTCAACGGAGTCAAGATCAACGACTTCACCAACAAGGACCCCGAGCGGAGCCTGACCGACGGCTACATCGGCCTGCAGAACCACGGCGCCGACGATCAGGTCTCCTTCCGCAACATCCAGCTCAAGGAACTGCCCTCCTAG
- a CDS encoding sugar phosphate isomerase/epimerase family protein: MPRNFTLFTGQWADLPLEEVCRLARDFGYDGLELACWGDHFEVDKALADPSYVDSRHQLLDKYGLKCWAISNHLVGQAVCDAIIDERHEAILPARIWGDGDAEGVRQRAAAEIKDTARAAARLGVDTVIGFTGSAIWHLVAMFPPAPESMIERGYQDFADRWNPILDVFDAEGVRFAHEVHPSEIAYDYWTTQRALEAVGHRPAFGLNFDPSHFVWQDLDPVGFLWDFRDRIYHVDCKEARKRLDGRNGRLGSHLPWGDPRRGWDFVSAGHGDVPWEDVFRMLRSIDYQGPVSVEWEDAGMDRLQGAPEALTRLKAFDFEPPSASFDAAFNS; the protein is encoded by the coding sequence ATGCCACGCAACTTCACGCTCTTCACCGGACAGTGGGCGGACCTGCCGCTGGAGGAGGTCTGCCGACTCGCCCGCGACTTCGGCTACGACGGCCTGGAACTCGCCTGCTGGGGCGACCACTTCGAGGTCGACAAGGCCCTGGCGGACCCGTCCTACGTGGACTCCCGGCACCAGCTGCTCGACAAGTACGGCCTCAAGTGCTGGGCCATCTCCAACCACCTGGTCGGCCAGGCCGTCTGCGACGCCATCATCGACGAGCGCCACGAGGCCATCCTGCCCGCCCGCATCTGGGGCGACGGCGACGCGGAGGGCGTACGGCAGCGCGCCGCCGCCGAGATCAAGGACACCGCGCGCGCCGCCGCCCGGCTCGGCGTCGACACCGTCATCGGCTTCACCGGCTCGGCGATCTGGCACCTGGTCGCCATGTTCCCGCCGGCGCCCGAGTCCATGATCGAGCGCGGCTACCAGGACTTCGCGGACCGCTGGAACCCGATCCTGGACGTCTTCGACGCCGAGGGCGTGCGGTTCGCCCACGAGGTGCACCCCAGCGAGATCGCCTACGACTACTGGACCACGCAGCGGGCCCTGGAGGCGGTCGGCCACCGGCCCGCCTTCGGCCTCAACTTCGACCCCTCCCACTTCGTCTGGCAGGACCTCGACCCCGTCGGCTTCCTGTGGGACTTCCGCGACCGCATCTACCACGTCGACTGCAAGGAGGCCCGCAAGCGCCTGGACGGCCGCAACGGGCGGCTCGGCTCCCACCTGCCGTGGGGCGACCCGCGGCGCGGCTGGGACTTCGTGTCGGCCGGGCACGGCGACGTCCCCTGGGAGGACGTCTTCCGCATGCTGCGCTCCATCGACTACCAGGGGCCCGTCTCCGTCGAATGGGAGGACGCCGGCATGGACCGGCTGCAAGGCGCGCCCGAGGCCCTCACCCGGCTCAAGGCCTTCGACTTCGAGCCGCCCAGCGCGTCCTTCGACGCGGCCTTCAACAGCTGA
- a CDS encoding Gfo/Idh/MocA family protein: MGQPQQPEGAGAEEAAAGTDSGTDTGTGAGTDTGAGAATGASATRPPLRVGMVGYAFMGAAHSQGWRTAGRVFDLPLNPVLAAICGRDADAVRLAADRHGWASTETDWRTLVERDDIDLVDICTPGDSHAEIALAALAAGKHVLCEKPLANTVEEAQAMTRAADEAAARGQLAMVGFNYRRVPATALARRMVAEGRVGRLRHLRVTYLQDWLVDPKSPLTWRLRKELAGSGALGDLGAHIVDLAQYLSGERIAGVSALTETFVRERPLPAGAPRGLSAGPADGVTGQVTVDDAAVFTGRLTSGALVSFEATRYATGRKNALRIELNGERGSLAFDLERLNELSYHDGTEPGEHAGFRRILVTEPGHPYLDAWWPPGHGLGYEHTFVHQARDLVHAVAEGRGPEPSFADGLQVQRVLAAVEESAEKNSVYTPITP; encoded by the coding sequence ATGGGACAGCCGCAGCAGCCCGAGGGGGCCGGCGCCGAGGAGGCAGCCGCCGGGACCGACAGCGGGACCGATACCGGGACCGGTGCCGGGACCGATACCGGGGCCGGGGCGGCGACGGGGGCGTCCGCGACCAGACCGCCCCTGCGGGTCGGCATGGTCGGCTACGCCTTCATGGGGGCCGCCCACTCCCAGGGCTGGCGCACCGCCGGCCGGGTCTTCGACCTGCCGCTGAACCCGGTGCTGGCCGCGATCTGCGGGCGGGACGCCGACGCCGTCCGCCTGGCGGCCGACCGGCACGGCTGGGCGAGCACCGAGACCGACTGGCGGACCCTGGTCGAACGGGACGACATCGACCTCGTCGACATCTGCACCCCCGGCGACAGCCACGCCGAGATCGCGCTGGCCGCGCTCGCCGCCGGAAAGCACGTGCTGTGCGAGAAGCCGCTGGCCAACACCGTCGAGGAGGCGCAGGCGATGACCCGCGCCGCCGACGAGGCCGCGGCCCGGGGCCAGCTGGCGATGGTCGGCTTCAACTACCGCCGGGTTCCCGCCACCGCGCTGGCCCGGCGGATGGTCGCCGAGGGCCGCGTCGGCCGGCTGCGGCACCTGCGGGTGACCTACCTCCAGGACTGGCTGGTCGACCCGAAGTCACCGCTCACCTGGCGGCTGCGCAAGGAGCTGGCCGGGTCGGGGGCGCTCGGCGACCTGGGCGCCCACATCGTCGACCTCGCCCAGTACCTGTCGGGCGAGCGGATCGCGGGCGTCTCCGCCCTCACCGAGACCTTCGTACGGGAACGCCCGCTGCCCGCCGGCGCGCCCCGGGGTCTGTCCGCGGGTCCGGCGGACGGGGTGACGGGGCAGGTGACCGTCGACGACGCCGCCGTGTTCACCGGCCGCCTCACCTCCGGGGCCCTGGTCTCCTTCGAGGCCACCCGCTACGCCACCGGCCGCAAGAACGCCCTGCGCATCGAACTCAACGGCGAGCGCGGCTCACTCGCCTTCGACCTGGAACGGCTCAACGAGCTGTCCTACCACGACGGCACCGAGCCCGGGGAGCACGCCGGGTTCCGCCGGATCCTGGTCACCGAACCCGGACACCCCTACCTGGACGCCTGGTGGCCGCCGGGCCACGGACTCGGCTACGAGCACACCTTCGTGCACCAGGCGCGCGACCTCGTGCACGCCGTCGCCGAAGGCCGGGGCCCCGAACCCTCCTTCGCGGACGGGCTGCAGGTGCAGCGCGTGCTCGCCGCCGTGGAGGAGAGCGCCGAGAAGAACTCCGTCTACACCCCGATCACCCCCTGA
- a CDS encoding substrate-binding domain-containing protein: MTKLTSRRGMLFGAAAVSAGAVLAGCTSNDPDGGDDKAAADTQPAADDKPGKPVTIGYAGPQADHGWLNAVNEQAKKRAEKYSEITMEITEGSNDTAQQIGQIETLINKKVDVLVILPADGKALTQVGLKAMRAGIPVVNLDRIFNSPQAYRCWVGGDNYGMGLNAAHYIGEKLKDKSDAKVIELAGIDNLELTQQRTQGFDDGLKNYPNIKKVARQAAEFTVESGQAKMAQLLQAQSDFDALWNHDDDQGVGALRAIEQAGRDDFLMVGGAGALSAFQAIKADSGVLKATVLYPPTMAASAIDLARALGQGKGVSGLAEFEIPSTVTCYSAVVDKDNVDQYMSTGFK; encoded by the coding sequence ATGACGAAGCTCACGAGTCGCAGAGGGATGCTCTTCGGGGCCGCCGCCGTGTCCGCCGGTGCCGTCCTCGCCGGGTGCACCAGCAACGACCCCGACGGCGGCGACGACAAGGCCGCCGCGGACACCCAGCCGGCCGCCGACGACAAGCCCGGCAAGCCGGTCACCATCGGCTACGCCGGCCCGCAGGCCGACCACGGCTGGCTCAACGCCGTCAACGAGCAGGCCAAGAAGCGCGCCGAGAAGTACTCCGAGATCACCATGGAGATCACCGAGGGCTCCAACGACACCGCGCAGCAGATCGGCCAGATCGAGACCCTCATCAACAAGAAGGTCGACGTCCTGGTCATCCTGCCGGCCGACGGCAAGGCCCTCACCCAGGTCGGTCTGAAGGCGATGCGGGCGGGCATCCCGGTCGTCAACCTCGACCGGATCTTCAACAGCCCCCAGGCCTACCGCTGCTGGGTCGGCGGCGACAACTACGGCATGGGTCTCAACGCCGCCCACTACATCGGCGAGAAGCTCAAGGACAAGTCGGACGCCAAGGTCATCGAGCTGGCCGGCATCGACAACCTGGAACTGACCCAGCAGCGCACCCAGGGCTTCGACGACGGCCTGAAGAACTACCCGAACATCAAGAAGGTGGCCCGCCAGGCCGCCGAGTTCACCGTCGAGTCCGGCCAGGCCAAGATGGCCCAGCTGCTCCAGGCCCAGTCGGACTTCGACGCCCTGTGGAACCACGACGACGACCAGGGCGTGGGCGCGCTGCGCGCCATCGAGCAGGCCGGTCGCGACGACTTCCTGATGGTCGGCGGCGCGGGCGCGCTCTCCGCCTTCCAGGCCATCAAGGCCGACAGCGGCGTACTCAAGGCGACGGTGCTCTACCCGCCGACCATGGCCGCCTCCGCGATCGACCTGGCCCGCGCCCTCGGGCAGGGCAAGGGCGTCAGCGGTCTCGCCGAGTTCGAGATCCCCTCGACCGTCACCTGCTACTCGGCCGTCGTCGACAAGGACAACGTCGACCAGTACATGTCCACGGGCTTCAAGTGA